A window of the Tunturibacter empetritectus genome harbors these coding sequences:
- a CDS encoding YpdA family putative bacillithiol disulfide reductase, whose translation MSEGATSEIVDLLVIGAGPTGMACAIEAQRAGFSTMLVDKGCLCNSLFHYPAHMTFFTTPELLEIGDMPFSSPNQKPNRSEALEYYRKVAEFYRLDVRQYENVERVDGGDGNFTVHTMDRFGRAVQHRARKLVIATGYYDLPNYLGIPGEDLSKVKHYYHEPHPYYGLEVLVIGGKNSAAIAALDLWRHGAKVTLVHRGKEIQKSVKYWILPDINNRIKNHEIEAYFDSVVTNITEDNVTLATRRGKVTIANQFVFALTGYHPDFEFIERLGVKLDKANDRCPVCNPATLESNVPGIYAAGVIVAGERTSEIFIENGRFHGKLIAEDLRRKGVAA comes from the coding sequence ATGAGTGAGGGTGCGACTTCAGAGATTGTAGATTTACTGGTGATTGGCGCGGGCCCGACCGGCATGGCCTGCGCGATTGAGGCCCAACGGGCTGGCTTTAGCACGATGCTGGTCGATAAAGGCTGCCTTTGCAATTCGCTGTTTCATTATCCGGCACATATGACGTTTTTTACGACGCCGGAGCTGCTGGAGATCGGGGACATGCCCTTCTCCAGTCCGAATCAAAAGCCCAATCGAAGCGAGGCGCTTGAGTACTATCGCAAGGTAGCGGAGTTCTACAGGCTCGACGTTCGACAGTATGAGAATGTCGAGCGGGTGGATGGCGGGGACGGAAACTTTACCGTTCATACGATGGATCGCTTTGGGCGGGCGGTTCAGCATCGTGCGCGGAAGCTGGTGATCGCCACCGGGTACTACGACCTGCCGAACTACCTTGGAATTCCGGGGGAAGATCTCAGCAAGGTGAAGCACTACTATCATGAGCCGCATCCGTATTATGGGCTCGAGGTGCTTGTGATCGGAGGCAAGAACTCCGCGGCGATTGCTGCGTTGGACCTTTGGCGGCATGGGGCGAAGGTAACGCTGGTGCATCGCGGTAAAGAGATTCAGAAGAGCGTGAAGTACTGGATTCTTCCCGACATCAATAACCGGATCAAGAACCATGAGATCGAAGCCTACTTCGATAGCGTCGTCACAAATATTACGGAGGACAATGTGACGCTCGCGACTCGGAGAGGAAAGGTGACGATTGCGAACCAGTTTGTCTTTGCGCTGACGGGATATCATCCGGACTTTGAGTTCATTGAACGGCTGGGGGTGAAGCTGGATAAGGCGAATGACCGCTGCCCAGTATGCAATCCGGCTACGCTTGAGAGCAATGTGCCAGGGATCTATGCGGCTGGGGTTATTGTTGCGGGCGAACGGACAAGTGAGATTTTTATTGAAAATGGGCGCTTCCATGGGAAGTTGATTGCGGAAGACCTGCGGAGGAAGGGAGTTGCGGCTTAA
- a CDS encoding response regulator, with amino-acid sequence MKESIKKSNDAVVAATPIRIVVADDHPVVRFGVKNMLENEAGFEVVGEAEDGDVAITQTLELEPDILLLDLQMPRLPGLEALRAIMSKSPRVKIIMLTSTISTQQIIEALQIGARGIVLKDAVAGDLSRSLRAVLSGDYWIGGERVVNLVTALNELMKKAAAVPERKTYGLTPRELEVVTCIVEGCSNKDVAKQFTISEETVKRHLSNIFDKTGVSTRLELALFAIAHKLVALDN; translated from the coding sequence ATGAAGGAATCGATAAAGAAATCTAACGATGCAGTTGTTGCGGCGACACCGATCCGTATCGTTGTTGCCGATGATCATCCTGTGGTGCGCTTCGGCGTGAAGAACATGCTGGAGAATGAGGCCGGCTTCGAAGTGGTAGGCGAGGCCGAAGACGGCGATGTGGCGATTACGCAGACGCTGGAGCTGGAGCCAGATATTCTACTGCTCGACCTGCAGATGCCGCGCCTGCCTGGGCTTGAGGCTCTGCGTGCAATTATGAGCAAGTCGCCACGCGTGAAGATCATCATGCTGACGAGTACGATCTCGACGCAGCAGATTATCGAAGCGCTGCAGATCGGAGCTCGCGGCATTGTGCTGAAGGATGCTGTTGCTGGCGATCTCTCACGTTCGCTGCGGGCTGTGCTCTCCGGGGACTACTGGATCGGCGGCGAGCGTGTCGTAAATCTGGTGACGGCGCTGAATGAGTTGATGAAGAAGGCTGCGGCGGTGCCGGAGCGGAAGACCTATGGGTTGACACCGCGTGAGCTCGAAGTTGTGACCTGCATTGTGGAAGGGTGCAGCAATAAGGATGTAGCGAAGCAGTTCACCATCAGTGAGGAGACGGTGAAGCGGCATCTTTCAAATATCTTCGATAAGACCGGCGTTTCGACGCGACTGGAGCTGGCGCTGTTTGCGATTGCCCATAAGCTGGTGGCGCTGGATAACTAA
- a CDS encoding response regulator has protein sequence MPVRVLIVDDDELSREVLTLLAEGAGYEVEAAESGDAALVHVQRVRPLPEVVLTDMQMPGIAGDELARRLRGLCRAETLLLAMSGSELEDGMGREFDGFLLKPFTMEALARAISGGSARGEGRASGASGAVLDEVVYAKLQESMRHSRLEELYALCLKDTEARVVRMRRATSEGDDAAYTKEAHAIKGGCGMVGAVELQRLATSMEERGLCDDDVATLNEFMVACERLRRILVARESN, from the coding sequence ATGCCGGTTCGGGTTTTGATTGTGGATGACGATGAGTTGAGCCGCGAGGTGCTTACGCTGCTGGCAGAGGGGGCAGGATACGAGGTGGAGGCGGCGGAGTCAGGCGATGCGGCGTTGGTGCATGTGCAGCGAGTACGTCCGTTGCCAGAGGTGGTGTTGACGGATATGCAGATGCCCGGGATTGCGGGGGATGAGCTTGCCCGGCGGCTGCGCGGATTGTGCAGGGCGGAGACTTTGCTGCTGGCGATGAGCGGGAGCGAGTTAGAGGATGGGATGGGGCGGGAGTTCGATGGGTTCCTGTTAAAACCGTTTACGATGGAGGCCCTGGCGCGCGCGATTTCTGGGGGTTCGGCTCGGGGTGAAGGGAGAGCAAGCGGCGCGAGTGGAGCGGTGTTGGATGAGGTCGTGTACGCGAAACTGCAGGAGTCGATGCGGCACTCGCGTTTAGAGGAGCTGTATGCGCTCTGCCTGAAGGATACGGAGGCGAGGGTCGTGAGGATGCGGCGAGCAACATCCGAGGGCGACGATGCAGCGTATACAAAGGAGGCCCATGCGATCAAGGGAGGATGCGGGATGGTGGGTGCTGTTGAGCTGCAAAGACTTGCAACGTCAATGGAGGAGCGGGGTTTGTGTGATGACGATGTAGCTACACTGAATGAATTCATGGTGGCGTGCGAACGGCTGCGGCGTATTCTGGTCGCACGCGAAAGCAACTAG
- a CDS encoding DUF2339 domain-containing protein — MASGDLQDGQNQDEQNQDRPKPNEQAQLAATLAAFSARIESLEQQLAELRSTPSLRARKLSSPPPPPFPEPTPPNLSRNLPKASGSLEDRIGSQLFSRIGIVALLIATTLFLKWAIDNHWIGPTGRILAGLIAGVAVVVWSERFRRQGFNAFSYALKAIGSGTLYLSLWAAFQLYHLLPAGVALSAMILVTAWNAYMAWSQNSQILAAYALAGAFATPLLLSTGGNHEVFLFTYILAIDVATVLLVRLKPWPRLLFGAFPLTVAFFIGWYIEWFDVYNTAKPLVVTEIFIGLFFLTFLAPSLRTRQNEEHPSTPITEILLPLANAAFAALAFYSVLQDTGNHDLLPWLAVLFAALYLGLMRLPQPRVTSAVHLSLAIVFLTIAIPLKASGRWIIVGWLAEGAALLWIAARLSSPAPDKTPEPAPLILRRLAAAALILGICGLLVEPFWLNERIDTAFLNLRFATALFGLAALGLSAFFAHGPIRYSGQQNKAFPNWLTIAGSSIVAFNFIAILACLRELDSAWSVNAGNPEADLQKALAISAFLMLYGAGLLAIGFWKRSAFIRWQALLLLVFTIGKAFLYDLRNLSQGYRVLSFLGLGALLMAISFAYQKDWLALRLPNPTSEPQLPKHDGGDQ; from the coding sequence ATGGCTTCAGGGGATCTGCAGGACGGGCAGAATCAGGACGAGCAGAATCAGGACCGGCCGAAGCCCAACGAGCAAGCCCAGCTGGCCGCGACCCTCGCAGCCTTCTCCGCCCGTATCGAAAGCCTCGAGCAGCAACTGGCAGAGCTGCGCTCCACCCCATCCTTGCGAGCACGCAAACTCTCCTCCCCTCCGCCACCCCCATTTCCAGAGCCCACCCCACCAAACCTATCCCGCAATCTTCCCAAAGCCAGCGGTTCACTCGAAGACCGCATCGGCTCCCAACTCTTCAGCCGTATCGGGATCGTCGCGCTTCTCATTGCCACCACTCTCTTTCTCAAGTGGGCCATCGACAACCATTGGATCGGCCCCACAGGCCGCATCCTCGCAGGCCTGATCGCAGGAGTCGCAGTCGTCGTCTGGTCCGAGCGCTTTCGCCGCCAGGGCTTCAACGCCTTTTCCTACGCCCTCAAGGCCATCGGCAGCGGAACACTTTACCTGTCCCTTTGGGCGGCCTTCCAGCTCTACCATCTGCTACCCGCCGGCGTCGCTCTCTCTGCCATGATCCTGGTCACTGCGTGGAACGCCTACATGGCCTGGTCGCAGAACAGCCAGATCCTCGCCGCCTACGCCCTCGCCGGAGCCTTTGCAACTCCTCTGCTCCTCTCCACCGGCGGCAACCATGAAGTCTTTCTCTTCACCTACATCCTCGCAATCGATGTAGCAACCGTCCTACTCGTCCGCCTCAAGCCCTGGCCGCGCCTCCTCTTCGGAGCCTTCCCCCTCACCGTAGCCTTCTTCATCGGCTGGTACATCGAATGGTTCGATGTCTACAACACCGCGAAACCTCTTGTAGTCACCGAAATCTTTATCGGCCTCTTCTTCCTGACGTTCCTGGCCCCATCCCTTCGCACTCGGCAAAACGAAGAGCACCCATCGACTCCAATTACCGAAATCCTCCTCCCGCTAGCGAACGCAGCCTTCGCGGCACTCGCGTTTTACTCCGTCCTCCAGGACACCGGCAATCACGATCTGCTCCCATGGCTCGCGGTCTTATTTGCCGCACTCTATCTAGGCCTCATGCGCCTGCCCCAACCCCGCGTCACCTCCGCCGTTCATCTCTCTCTCGCAATCGTCTTCCTCACCATCGCCATCCCCCTCAAGGCCAGTGGCCGCTGGATCATCGTCGGCTGGCTCGCTGAGGGCGCAGCCCTGCTATGGATCGCAGCCCGTCTGTCCAGCCCCGCACCTGATAAAACTCCTGAGCCAGCCCCGCTCATCCTTCGCCGCCTCGCCGCCGCTGCTCTCATCCTTGGCATCTGCGGCCTCCTGGTCGAACCCTTCTGGCTCAACGAACGAATCGACACCGCATTCCTCAATCTCCGCTTCGCCACCGCCCTCTTCGGACTCGCCGCTCTAGGCCTCTCCGCGTTCTTCGCGCATGGCCCCATTCGCTACTCCGGTCAGCAGAACAAAGCCTTCCCCAACTGGCTCACCATCGCGGGATCCTCCATCGTCGCGTTCAACTTCATAGCCATCCTCGCCTGCCTCCGCGAGCTTGACTCCGCATGGAGCGTCAATGCGGGCAATCCCGAAGCCGACCTGCAAAAGGCTCTCGCCATCTCCGCCTTCCTCATGCTCTACGGCGCCGGCCTGCTCGCCATCGGGTTCTGGAAGCGTTCCGCCTTCATCCGCTGGCAGGCGCTCTTGCTGTTGGTCTTCACCATCGGCAAGGCCTTCCTTTACGACCTGCGCAACCTTAGCCAGGGCTACCGAGTTCTAAGCTTTCTCGGACTAGGAGCCCTGCTGATGGCCATCAGCTTCGCCTACCAGAAAGACTGGCTGGCCCTCCGCCTCCCCAACCCAACATCCGAACCTCAACTGCCTAAACACGACGGAGGCGATCAGTGA
- a CDS encoding DUF3999 family protein, translated as MKSAILLTLILWQAAATPEPTDPHYLRYERTITASGAGQSCAIIDPSLFPHAGPSLKDLRLFQDNREIPYAITLSEPQQPDSDSATIRNLGLRGRNIVFDLEMPNRPYTELTLDLAGHDFIATATVSGTRDPNYANQTDLGEFTIFDLTSQHLSRSTTIHLQETSLPYLHIELAVSPATGTHTLDTSPQALQKMVQGITVPPSREAQSLYTTAVQTATITPRGRKTVATFALPQRIPIERVSFSISPTFKANFSRDISITDHPTAPNPADALSETLAGTILRVHLTQAGREIRQEQLSVPATLGSNMQSAATVEVAVNNGDDAPLPITAIRLEMRQRKICFDAPTAQPLTLFYGDAALTAPQYDYTRLFFSSAEFHAANLGPEQFNPAYRDRPDARPLTDRHPHLLWIALLIVICILAIVAIRSSKTVHH; from the coding sequence GTGAAGTCTGCGATCCTTCTGACCCTTATTCTCTGGCAGGCAGCCGCAACTCCGGAGCCCACCGACCCGCATTACCTACGCTATGAACGAACCATCACTGCGTCAGGTGCAGGTCAAAGCTGCGCCATCATCGACCCATCCCTCTTTCCGCACGCCGGCCCATCGCTCAAAGATCTCCGCCTCTTCCAGGACAACCGCGAGATTCCCTACGCCATCACGCTGAGCGAGCCGCAGCAGCCTGACAGCGATTCTGCCACCATCCGCAACCTCGGCCTCCGCGGTCGCAACATCGTCTTCGATCTCGAGATGCCGAACCGGCCCTACACCGAGCTTACCCTCGATCTGGCTGGACACGACTTCATCGCCACCGCCACCGTCTCCGGCACCCGCGACCCCAACTACGCAAACCAGACCGATCTCGGCGAGTTCACGATCTTCGACCTCACCAGCCAGCATCTCTCGCGCAGCACGACGATCCACCTGCAGGAGACCAGCCTCCCCTATCTCCACATCGAACTAGCCGTCTCCCCGGCCACCGGCACGCACACTTTAGACACCTCTCCCCAGGCCCTGCAAAAGATGGTGCAGGGCATCACGGTCCCTCCCAGCCGTGAAGCTCAGTCCCTCTACACCACAGCAGTCCAGACTGCCACGATCACTCCGCGCGGCCGCAAAACCGTCGCGACCTTCGCCCTGCCGCAACGCATCCCTATCGAGCGTGTCTCCTTCTCCATCTCGCCCACCTTCAAAGCGAACTTCAGCCGCGACATCAGCATTACGGACCACCCCACCGCCCCCAACCCGGCCGACGCACTCAGCGAAACCCTCGCCGGCACCATTCTCCGCGTCCACCTCACCCAGGCTGGCCGCGAGATCCGTCAGGAGCAACTCAGCGTTCCCGCCACGCTCGGCTCCAACATGCAGAGCGCAGCTACAGTCGAAGTCGCAGTCAACAACGGGGACGACGCCCCGCTTCCCATCACCGCCATTCGCCTCGAGATGCGTCAGCGCAAGATCTGCTTCGACGCCCCCACGGCTCAGCCTCTCACCCTCTTCTATGGAGACGCCGCCCTCACCGCGCCGCAGTATGACTACACGCGCCTCTTCTTCTCTTCAGCCGAGTTCCACGCAGCAAACTTAGGCCCAGAGCAGTTCAATCCCGCCTATCGCGACCGCCCCGATGCGCGCCCACTCACAGACCGCCATCCCCATCTGCTCTGGATCGCTCTTCTGATCGTGATCTGCATCCTAGCGATCGTTGCCATCCGCTCGTCGAAGACAGTCCACCACTAG
- a CDS encoding DNA translocase FtsK gives MKTLRLVSTPTRNRRLNEILGMVVLVSAGLLMLALASYTPTDPSFDTVGQYVKGRPAHNWTGMVGAYLADAMLQLIGVAAFFLPLVLGRLGICWMRSRPAGSPLAKMIGLGMWVVFGPAAIALLPGEMMWRGSLPIEGTTGRLLTDLLVHYLNLPGAAIVLSLMVAVSLYLATTFTFNTAREWATIRFGFLQRLWEWWSQRRSRRAGAEVDLEEGYGSKREQADARARRARELAEAAERRRLEPEPEPTTLLGGLFGWLSKKKKVQPISIVPEEVVAGGHHSSIFEAMPRTLVDAPPVTAFGTAAAAVAPFAEVLAKAAAPVHGLDDESNFREFGGAEEWREPASMKAAAPTRAPKKVMEEPRASYAAPGAPASQQSHTLPDGISFGKRADADIKPVTIVPKSVRGYKLPPSSLLYRSEEHAVVREDALREEARVLVEKSAEFGVDGQVTQINPGPVVTTFEFKPEAGVKVARITGLADDLCLAMAAESILIERMPGKSTVGIQVPNHERETIWLRDVVECESFAQSKSRLAIALGKDINGRIVTADLASMPHVLIAGSTGSGKSVAINAMIMSVLFKSTPEQVRMILVDPKRVELGMYEGIPHLFTPIITEAKLAANALRNAVREMERRLKLLAANHVRNIDQFNKLFDHGSEYLFEDVNQEPLPYIIIIIDELADLMMLDRANVEESITRLAQMARAVGIHLVLATQRPSVDVITGLIKANVPTRMSFRLATKVDSRTIIDSNGAESLLGRGDMLYLPPGTSRVQRVHAPFVTEKEISAVTEFWKAQGEAEYVHGFLEGPKEDTGTGKDGDGGVDGDNNDELYDDAVRLVFEFGKASTSLLQRRLRIGYGRAAHLIDMMYNDGLVGPADGSKPREILKSANWISEVDAAIR, from the coding sequence ATGAAAACTCTGAGACTTGTTTCGACCCCGACGCGCAACCGCCGCCTGAATGAGATTCTTGGGATGGTCGTACTGGTGAGCGCGGGCCTGCTGATGCTGGCGCTGGCGAGTTACACGCCGACCGATCCGTCGTTCGATACGGTGGGACAGTACGTGAAGGGGCGGCCGGCGCATAATTGGACGGGGATGGTTGGGGCTTATCTCGCGGATGCGATGCTGCAGCTGATTGGGGTGGCTGCGTTCTTTTTGCCGCTGGTGTTGGGACGGCTTGGAATCTGCTGGATGCGTTCGCGGCCGGCTGGGTCTCCGCTGGCAAAGATGATTGGGCTGGGGATGTGGGTGGTGTTTGGGCCGGCGGCGATTGCTTTGTTGCCGGGGGAGATGATGTGGCGTGGTTCGCTGCCTATCGAGGGGACGACGGGGCGACTGCTGACGGATCTGCTGGTGCACTATTTGAATTTGCCGGGCGCGGCCATTGTGCTGTCGCTGATGGTGGCGGTGTCGCTGTATCTGGCGACGACGTTTACCTTTAATACGGCGCGTGAGTGGGCGACGATCCGGTTTGGATTCTTGCAGCGGCTGTGGGAGTGGTGGTCGCAGCGGCGAAGTCGTCGTGCTGGCGCCGAGGTTGATCTTGAGGAAGGCTATGGAAGCAAGCGGGAGCAGGCTGATGCGAGGGCGCGGCGTGCTCGTGAGCTTGCGGAGGCGGCAGAGCGTAGAAGGCTAGAGCCTGAGCCGGAACCAACGACACTGCTGGGTGGTTTGTTCGGCTGGTTAAGTAAGAAGAAGAAGGTGCAGCCTATCTCGATTGTGCCTGAGGAGGTTGTTGCGGGTGGCCATCATTCTTCGATCTTCGAGGCGATGCCGCGGACTCTGGTGGATGCTCCTCCGGTGACGGCGTTTGGCACAGCGGCTGCGGCGGTTGCGCCGTTTGCTGAGGTGCTGGCGAAGGCTGCGGCCCCGGTGCATGGGCTGGATGATGAGTCGAATTTTAGAGAGTTTGGCGGTGCTGAGGAGTGGCGTGAGCCGGCTTCGATGAAGGCTGCGGCTCCAACACGTGCGCCGAAGAAGGTGATGGAAGAGCCGCGAGCTTCGTATGCTGCTCCGGGCGCTCCGGCATCGCAGCAGTCGCATACGCTGCCGGATGGCATCTCGTTCGGTAAACGTGCGGATGCGGATATCAAACCTGTGACGATTGTGCCGAAGAGTGTGCGGGGGTATAAGCTTCCGCCTTCGTCGCTGCTTTATCGGAGTGAAGAGCATGCTGTGGTTCGCGAGGATGCGCTGCGTGAAGAGGCGCGCGTACTGGTGGAGAAGTCAGCTGAGTTTGGCGTCGATGGGCAGGTGACCCAGATCAATCCCGGGCCTGTGGTGACGACGTTCGAGTTCAAGCCGGAGGCTGGCGTGAAGGTCGCCCGGATCACGGGGCTGGCAGATGATCTTTGCCTGGCGATGGCGGCTGAGTCGATCTTGATTGAGCGGATGCCGGGCAAGAGCACGGTTGGGATTCAGGTGCCGAACCATGAGCGGGAGACGATCTGGCTGAGGGATGTGGTCGAGTGTGAGAGCTTTGCGCAGAGTAAGAGCAGGCTGGCGATTGCACTTGGCAAGGACATCAACGGGCGCATCGTCACTGCGGATCTGGCGAGTATGCCGCACGTTCTGATTGCGGGTTCGACTGGCTCGGGTAAATCGGTTGCGATCAACGCGATGATCATGAGTGTGCTGTTCAAGTCGACTCCGGAGCAGGTTCGCATGATACTTGTGGACCCGAAGCGGGTGGAGCTTGGGATGTATGAGGGAATCCCGCATCTGTTTACGCCGATCATCACGGAGGCGAAGCTGGCGGCGAATGCACTGCGGAATGCTGTGCGTGAGATGGAACGAAGGCTGAAGCTGCTGGCTGCGAATCATGTGAGGAATATCGATCAGTTCAACAAGCTGTTCGACCATGGCAGCGAGTACTTGTTTGAGGATGTGAACCAGGAGCCGCTGCCTTACATCATCATCATCATTGATGAGTTGGCTGACTTGATGATGCTGGATCGGGCGAATGTCGAGGAGTCGATTACGCGGCTGGCGCAGATGGCGCGCGCGGTGGGCATTCATCTTGTGCTGGCGACGCAACGGCCTTCGGTGGATGTGATTACGGGATTGATCAAGGCGAATGTGCCGACTCGTATGAGCTTCCGGTTGGCGACGAAGGTGGACTCGCGGACGATCATCGATTCGAATGGCGCGGAGAGTTTGTTGGGGCGCGGCGATATGCTGTATCTGCCGCCGGGGACCAGCCGGGTGCAGCGGGTGCATGCGCCGTTTGTGACGGAGAAAGAGATCTCGGCTGTGACTGAGTTCTGGAAGGCGCAGGGCGAGGCTGAGTATGTGCATGGCTTCCTGGAAGGACCGAAGGAAGATACCGGTACCGGCAAGGATGGCGATGGCGGCGTCGATGGGGACAATAACGACGAGCTGTATGACGATGCGGTTCGGCTGGTGTTTGAGTTTGGGAAGGCGAGCACTTCCCTGCTGCAGCGCAGGCTTCGGATCGGTTATGGACGGGCCGCTCACCTGATCGACATGATGTACAACGATGGTCTGGTGGGGCCTGCGGATGGGTCGAAGCCGCGTGAGATTCTGAAGTCGGCGAATTGGATCAGTGAAGTGGATGCGGCGATTCGGTAA
- a CDS encoding PA2169 family four-helix-bundle protein, with protein sequence MPTDTGKQNEMQRALNSLISTLLDSQKGFADIGEHLKDDTLKRYFLAESLKRASFRGDLEEILHQNGVHDIKESGTTAGAIHRVWGDLKAKLGGGDHTLLETAEQGEDEAKKAYADALNQDLPLPVRQLVAEQQAHVITSHDYVKSHRDALVSK encoded by the coding sequence ATGCCAACAGATACAGGTAAGCAGAACGAAATGCAGCGCGCTCTAAATTCCCTCATCAGCACCCTTCTCGACAGCCAGAAAGGCTTTGCCGACATCGGCGAACATCTGAAAGACGACACCCTGAAGCGCTACTTCCTCGCCGAATCTCTCAAGCGCGCCAGCTTCCGCGGCGACCTAGAAGAGATCCTCCACCAGAATGGCGTACACGACATCAAAGAGTCCGGCACGACCGCCGGCGCTATCCACCGCGTATGGGGAGACCTGAAAGCGAAGCTAGGCGGCGGAGACCACACTCTTCTCGAGACTGCCGAACAAGGTGAAGACGAGGCCAAGAAGGCCTACGCAGACGCCCTCAACCAGGATCTTCCGCTTCCCGTTCGCCAGCTCGTCGCAGAGCAACAGGCCCACGTCATCACCTCCCACGACTACGTGAAGAGCCACCGCGACGCACTCGTATCCAAATAG
- a CDS encoding DoxX family protein: MIGRILLAAIFLISGVLHFLAPGVYLRIMPPYLPAHTLLVHISGAAELLGAIGLLIPTTRQAAAWGLVLLLIAVLPANIYMATSHLRLPGIMGQSWAQWLRVPLQIPLIYWAWLYTHR; encoded by the coding sequence ATGATCGGACGCATTCTTCTCGCCGCAATCTTCCTCATCTCTGGTGTCCTTCACTTTCTCGCTCCAGGCGTCTACCTCCGCATCATGCCGCCTTACCTCCCTGCACACACACTCCTCGTCCACATCAGCGGCGCAGCAGAGCTACTCGGCGCCATCGGCCTGCTAATCCCCACCACGCGCCAAGCTGCGGCCTGGGGTCTGGTCCTTCTGCTGATCGCCGTTCTGCCGGCCAACATCTACATGGCAACGTCACATCTGCGCCTGCCCGGCATCATGGGACAAAGCTGGGCGCAGTGGCTGCGCGTCCCCCTGCAGATCCCACTTATCTACTGGGCCTGGCTCTACACCCACCGATAA
- a CDS encoding undecaprenyl-diphosphate phosphatase yields the protein MSILHVIILAIVQGLAELLPVSSSAHVVVAEKLLGLDPTTPQMTLLLVMLHTGTMFAVIVYFWNQWKKTYFSSGDAFKRFLIRVVWASLLTAVIGEVIIKLIEKTAFKGASKGEIELLFGRLDLIAPALFAAGLLILLAGLMEKRRMGAHEQVYGDSVTMRQAGWIGAIQGLCLPFRGFSRSGATISTGMLAGASKERAERFSFALAVVLTPPAVGREVMRLVKASHEATAAGVPIDLHGSVVMGLLGAVFAFLAGLLALRWLSSWLEEGRWYLFGIYCLVASVVVFGLYHAGY from the coding sequence ATGTCGATTCTTCATGTCATCATCCTTGCCATTGTGCAGGGTCTTGCTGAGCTGTTGCCTGTCTCAAGTTCCGCTCACGTTGTAGTCGCCGAAAAGCTGTTGGGGCTGGACCCGACGACGCCGCAGATGACGCTGCTGCTGGTGATGCTGCATACAGGCACAATGTTCGCCGTGATTGTCTACTTCTGGAATCAGTGGAAGAAGACCTATTTTTCCAGCGGCGATGCGTTCAAACGATTTTTGATCCGGGTCGTATGGGCTTCACTGCTGACGGCTGTGATTGGCGAAGTGATCATCAAGCTGATCGAGAAGACAGCGTTCAAAGGGGCTTCGAAGGGTGAGATTGAGCTGCTGTTTGGGCGGCTGGATCTGATTGCTCCTGCGTTGTTCGCTGCCGGTCTGTTGATTCTGCTTGCGGGGCTGATGGAGAAGCGGCGCATGGGCGCGCATGAGCAAGTCTATGGCGACAGCGTGACGATGCGGCAGGCGGGTTGGATCGGCGCGATTCAGGGACTGTGTCTGCCGTTCCGCGGATTTTCGCGGTCCGGCGCTACGATCTCGACGGGAATGTTGGCAGGTGCGAGCAAGGAGCGGGCTGAGCGGTTCAGCTTTGCGCTGGCCGTGGTGCTGACACCTCCGGCGGTTGGGCGCGAGGTGATGCGGCTGGTGAAGGCATCCCATGAGGCGACGGCGGCGGGTGTGCCGATTGATCTGCACGGAAGCGTGGTGATGGGGTTGCTGGGTGCGGTGTTTGCGTTTCTGGCAGGACTGTTGGCTTTGAGGTGGTTGAGCAGCTGGCTGGAGGAGGGACGCTGGTATCTGTTTGGGATCTATTGCCTGGTGGCCTCGGTGGTGGTGTTTGGGCTGTATCACGCGGGGTACTAG